Proteins found in one Arthrobacter pascens genomic segment:
- a CDS encoding DUF6318 family protein, whose amino-acid sequence MTSHKFLTSRFPASRRVRTFLVAVVAAAALMLAGCNSGGTPSGPDTTSPSATESATPSPTPTPTPATETSRALNLIAPKLPEDASSNTKDGLQSFSRYYVELLEYAYSTGEVSKLEGISSPTCSTCSGPIGDIENAYSDGGWVVGGDLEATAVTTSFLPSSTGSFFVNLSIKQGRTAYYSGPGILRKDIPAPTEDAPMQLTAKFLSGAWQVEDFSPPKGLQ is encoded by the coding sequence ATGACATCGCACAAGTTCCTTACGTCCCGTTTTCCTGCGTCCCGGCGCGTGCGCACGTTTCTTGTTGCTGTTGTGGCCGCGGCTGCCCTGATGCTCGCCGGATGCAATTCAGGGGGCACTCCCAGCGGTCCGGACACTACGTCTCCATCTGCCACGGAGTCTGCGACGCCGAGCCCGACGCCTACGCCCACGCCTGCTACCGAAACGAGTAGGGCGCTCAACTTGATTGCGCCGAAATTGCCCGAGGACGCAAGTAGCAACACAAAGGACGGCCTTCAGTCATTTTCGAGGTATTACGTGGAACTCCTTGAGTATGCATATTCGACAGGGGAGGTTTCTAAGTTGGAAGGCATTAGCTCGCCGACTTGCTCGACCTGCTCGGGGCCCATTGGCGATATCGAAAATGCATACTCTGACGGCGGGTGGGTGGTGGGAGGAGACCTTGAGGCAACGGCTGTCACAACGAGCTTTCTTCCGTCGTCGACTGGATCTTTTTTCGTGAACCTGTCTATCAAACAGGGCAGAACTGCCTACTACTCAGGCCCCGGGATTCTCCGTAAAGATATTCCTGCGCCAACCGAAGACGCGCCTATGCAGCTCACTGCGAAATTCCTGAGCGGGGCTTGGCAGGTTGAGGACTTCTCACCACCTAAAGGGCTTCAATGA
- a CDS encoding purine-cytosine permease family protein, which translates to MSNDLESTQLLEPTAAGSAGVVSGPAEITTAGNAAALSATKESLEDYTLRFAPRSYRKWSAGVVATSALGGIAYLADFSIGANIGIAYGTMNAIFGILVAAVIIFATGFPLAYYAARYNIDLDLITRGSGFGYYGSVVTNVIFATFTFIFFALEGSIMAQGLELGLGIPQWLGYAASTVIIIPLVIYGMNTLAKLQVWTTPLWLLLMVVPVGYLLVSHPESIDGFFAYTGGSGSGGPNLASVMLAAGVCLSLMAQIAEQIDYLRFMPPKTAENKGAWWRAVILAGPGWVIFGAIKQIVGMFIAIYLIATLDPAASVHANEPVHQFLGVYQEMMPAWLAMSLAVVLVVISQIKINVTNAYSGSLAWTNSFTRVTKTYPGRMVFVVVNLVIALILMEANMFDFLNTILGFYANCAMAWVVTVASDIAINKYLLKISPKVPEFRRGMLYAVNPVGFVSMLVSAGISIAVFFGAFGAAIQPYSPIFAVGLALVLPPVLALATQGQYYLRRTDDGIDLPMFDADGNPSDQKLLCHVTGLEFERPDMIRSAQDGPDGEAQYVSSLALSTDKTGQLVLPAQK; encoded by the coding sequence ATGAGTAACGACCTGGAGAGTACCCAGCTATTGGAGCCGACGGCGGCAGGCAGTGCCGGCGTCGTCAGCGGTCCGGCTGAAATCACGACGGCGGGCAACGCCGCGGCACTGAGCGCCACCAAGGAGAGCCTGGAGGATTACACGCTCCGGTTTGCGCCGCGCTCGTACCGGAAATGGAGCGCCGGGGTGGTGGCCACCAGTGCGTTGGGCGGCATTGCCTACCTGGCCGACTTTTCCATCGGGGCGAACATCGGCATTGCGTACGGCACCATGAATGCCATCTTCGGCATCTTGGTGGCGGCTGTCATCATCTTTGCCACAGGCTTTCCGCTTGCTTATTACGCCGCGCGGTACAACATTGACCTGGACCTGATCACCCGAGGTTCCGGGTTTGGCTACTACGGATCCGTGGTCACGAACGTCATCTTCGCGACGTTCACGTTCATCTTTTTTGCCCTGGAAGGCTCCATCATGGCCCAGGGCCTGGAGTTGGGCCTTGGTATTCCTCAGTGGCTCGGGTATGCGGCGTCCACGGTGATCATCATTCCGCTCGTGATCTACGGGATGAACACGCTGGCCAAGCTGCAAGTCTGGACCACTCCGCTGTGGCTGCTCCTGATGGTGGTGCCGGTGGGCTACCTGCTGGTTTCCCATCCGGAGAGCATCGACGGCTTCTTTGCCTACACGGGTGGGTCCGGTTCCGGCGGCCCCAACCTTGCCTCGGTGATGCTTGCTGCCGGCGTTTGCCTCTCGCTCATGGCGCAGATCGCCGAGCAGATCGACTACCTGCGGTTCATGCCTCCGAAGACTGCTGAGAACAAGGGCGCCTGGTGGCGTGCCGTGATCCTGGCCGGGCCTGGCTGGGTGATTTTCGGGGCGATCAAGCAGATCGTGGGCATGTTCATTGCCATCTACCTGATCGCCACCCTGGATCCGGCCGCATCCGTTCACGCGAACGAGCCGGTCCACCAGTTCCTAGGGGTGTACCAGGAGATGATGCCGGCGTGGCTGGCGATGAGCCTGGCAGTGGTGCTGGTGGTCATTTCCCAGATCAAGATCAACGTCACCAACGCCTACTCCGGCTCCCTGGCGTGGACCAACAGCTTCACGCGCGTCACGAAGACCTACCCGGGGCGGATGGTGTTTGTGGTGGTGAACCTGGTGATCGCGCTGATCCTGATGGAGGCCAACATGTTCGATTTCCTGAACACCATCCTGGGCTTCTACGCGAACTGTGCCATGGCCTGGGTGGTCACCGTGGCGTCCGACATTGCCATCAATAAGTACCTGCTCAAGATCTCGCCCAAGGTTCCGGAGTTCCGCCGCGGCATGCTGTACGCGGTGAATCCGGTGGGATTTGTGTCCATGCTGGTATCCGCGGGGATCTCCATAGCGGTGTTCTTCGGGGCCTTCGGTGCCGCAATCCAGCCGTACTCGCCGATCTTCGCCGTCGGGCTGGCGTTGGTCCTGCCGCCGGTCCTGGCACTGGCAACGCAGGGACAGTACTACCTGCGGCGCACTGATGACGGCATTGACCTGCCAATGTTCGACGCCGACGGGAACCCCAGCGACCAGAAGCTGCTTTGCCACGTCACCGGGCTGGAGTTCGAACGTCCGGACATGATCCGCTCGGCCCAGGACGGGCCCGACGGCGAAGCGCAGTACGTCTCGTCGCTCGCCCTTTCGACGGACAAGACCGGGCAGTTGGTGCTGCCGGCGCAGAAGTAG
- a CDS encoding pyridoxamine 5'-phosphate oxidase family protein, with protein MMFNHADGNPVLELDDEQSWKLLESTRHGRLVVSVAGEPDIFPVNYLTSDRKIYLRTAPGNKLAQLTINATVLFETDGILSDEAWSVVLRGTARVLSNSAEIAAAEELGLKSWVPTLKDFYVEIDPASVSGRHFQLGEQPERDI; from the coding sequence ATGATGTTCAATCACGCAGATGGAAACCCGGTCCTGGAACTCGACGACGAGCAGTCCTGGAAGCTCCTGGAGAGCACCCGGCACGGCCGCTTGGTGGTGTCCGTTGCGGGCGAGCCTGACATTTTCCCAGTCAACTACCTGACCTCGGACCGGAAGATCTATCTCCGGACGGCGCCGGGCAACAAGCTGGCGCAGCTGACAATCAACGCCACCGTGCTTTTTGAAACGGACGGCATCCTGTCCGACGAAGCGTGGTCTGTGGTGCTCAGGGGAACTGCGCGAGTCCTCAGCAATTCGGCGGAGATTGCAGCGGCGGAGGAACTGGGGCTTAAGTCATGGGTTCCAACGCTAAAGGACTTCTACGTGGAGATCGATCCCGCGTCCGTCAGCGGCCGCCATTTCCAGCTCGGAGAACAGCCGGAGCGCGACATCTAG
- a CDS encoding very short patch repair endonuclease, with translation MADRLTPEQRSWNMSRIRGKNTKPELLVRQLLHAKGYRYRLHGQAGKSRLPGNPDLVFAGRRKVIFVNGCFWHFHDCRVGQHSPKANALFWETKRTRTRNRDADQRRQLEDAGWKVLTVWECELKDGSALENQLVQFLGTQQTHREY, from the coding sequence ATGGCGGACAGGCTGACTCCGGAGCAGCGCAGCTGGAACATGTCCAGGATCAGGGGCAAAAACACCAAGCCGGAATTGCTGGTGCGCCAACTCCTCCACGCCAAGGGCTACCGGTACCGCTTGCACGGGCAGGCAGGCAAAAGCCGCCTCCCGGGCAATCCGGACCTGGTATTCGCGGGCCGCCGCAAGGTCATCTTCGTCAACGGGTGCTTCTGGCATTTCCACGACTGCCGCGTGGGACAGCACTCCCCCAAGGCCAATGCCTTGTTCTGGGAAACCAAGCGCACGCGGACCAGAAACCGCGACGCAGATCAGCGCCGTCAGCTCGAAGACGCCGGCTGGAAGGTGCTAACCGTGTGGGAGTGCGAGCTGAAGGACGGCTCGGCCCTGGAGAACCAGCTGGTGCAGTTCCTCGGCACTCAGCAGACGCACCGGGAATATTGA
- a CDS encoding Hpt domain-containing protein: MTQPDDSSRPLVDQSVLDRLRAELDDDEGYCTVFVANFIEYLPHRIAKLRLALTTGDLDGAIDAVLSLKTSSQMVGAERLAGLAMDLEVAIRDESRQADAAVSLPHLAAAFLKPINQCSRQTLHRLQAQRSSGANR; this comes from the coding sequence ATGACACAGCCTGATGACTCCAGTCGACCGCTGGTGGACCAGTCAGTGCTTGACCGGCTGCGGGCGGAACTGGACGACGATGAGGGCTACTGCACCGTGTTCGTGGCGAATTTCATCGAGTACCTTCCTCATAGGATCGCCAAGCTGCGGCTCGCCCTGACAACCGGGGACCTGGACGGTGCGATTGATGCGGTCCTTAGCCTGAAGACCTCCAGCCAGATGGTCGGAGCTGAGCGGCTGGCAGGGCTGGCAATGGACCTGGAGGTGGCAATTCGCGACGAGTCACGGCAGGCGGACGCCGCAGTTTCGCTGCCTCACCTGGCTGCCGCATTCCTGAAGCCGATTAACCAATGCAGCCGGCAGACCCTTCATCGCCTGCAGGCT